The genomic segment CTACCCGCTCGCCTATTCCTGGAGCACGAGCACGGGGACCCTCCTCGATTCCACGACCGCGAACGTCACGTGGGTCGCTCCGGACTCCCCGGGAACGTACCCGGTCACGGTCTCCATCCGGGCCAGCGACCCGGGGGGAGCCCAGTTCTTCAAGCAGACCACCTTCCAGATCTTCGTGGACAACCAGTACGAGCGCTGGACGCGAAGCGAGGAGGTCCAGTTCGACCCGGCGCCCGTTTCCAACGGGAGCGGCGGAATGACGGGCGTGATCTACGCCCAGTACCGGAGCGTCGTGACCGGCCAGGCGGACGTCTATCACGTGGCGATGCCCGGTCTGGGGCCGGACAAGAAGACGTCCGACGGCACGATCGACTACATCCGGCGGGACGGCACGGCGCGGACGACGCAGGGGTTCCGCAAGGTGAGCGGTCCCTCGATGCGCTCGGACGGCCAGCAGATCGCGTTCGCCGCCCAGGCGGACGGCGACAGCCAGTGGATCTGGATCCTTCCCAGCGCCGGCGTCGGCACGGACACGATCCGGCCGCCGTACGGTCCCTTCTCGAGCCCGCTGCCCCTCGGAACGCCGGGCACGCACCGCATCGAGGCGAACGCGCGGTACAGCCACCAGGGAACCTGGCTTCTCTACAATTCGGACAGCGCCCTCGCGACGGGCGGCAACCTCCGGCCCTGGTACGTGAACTCGGATGCCCTGAACGCGCCTCCCAATCGGGTGATCGAGGACGTGAGCCTTGTCTCACGAGTCTTCTGGATGCCGAATTGGGGCCCCGACGTCGATTCGAACGGACTCCCCGACTCGGTGGTCACCATGTCGTTCCGCTTCTTCGGACTCCCCGCCCAGGAATCCGGCGGGTTCTACAAGTTCCCCGTCGCGACACCGGGCCAGCCCGGACAGACGACGGCGTCCCCGTGGCTGAACGACCTGGACGCGAGCGAGCCGGACTGGTCTCCGGACGGGCAGCACATCGTGTTCGCGGATCCGAATCCTGGGACGGGGGAGCGCGACATCTGGATCATCCGCGCCGACACGAACGACCGGAACAACGCGATCCGCGTGACGAGCGGACCCGCCGACGACGGGCACCCCCGCTTCTCGCCCGACGGGAACACCATCGTCTTCGTGTCGAACCGCGCGGACCGCTACGGCCTGAACGGCATCTTCAGCACCGAGCGCCGCGGGTACAACGTCTGGAGCGTCCAGCGGTTTGACCGTCCCTGAGCCGTTGTCGGGAGGGCCCGGTCCTCGAGGCCGGGCCCTCTTTCTGTTCTACTGGCTTCCGGTCCTCGGGTACGCCGCCTTCATCCTCGTCCTCTCCTCGATTCCAGGCTCCAGGGTTCCGAGTCCGTTCCCGTTCGTGGACAAGCTGGCGCACTTGTTGGAGTATTCGCTGTTCGGTCTCCTCGTGGGCCGCGCGATCCGGTTCACGTGGGGTGGCAGCGGCCGGATCGTGGTGATCCTCACCGCGATCGGAATCGGCGCCGCGATGGGACTCCTGGACGAGCTCTACCAGGGAACCGTCTCCGGGCGCACGACGGACGCGGCCGACTGGCTCGTCGACGTGCTCGCGGTGTCGGCCGCGGTGGCGCTCACGCAGATCGTCCCGGCGCGACCCCTCCGCGACGGAATCCAGGAGTAACGGCGTGGCTTCGAAATTCCAGGTGCCCCGGGGCACCCGCGACATCCTTCCCGGAGAGAGCGAGCGGTGGGAGGCGCTGGAGTCGCGCACGCGCGACATCCTGAGCCGGTACGGCTACCGCGAGGTCCGCACGCCGATCTTCGAGTCGACCGACCTCTTCGTCCGGAGCGTCGGCGAGGCCACGGACATCGTGCGCAAGGAGCTCTACACTTTCGAGGATCGCAAGGGCCGGTCGCTCACGCTGCGACCCGAGTGCACGGCGCCGCTCGTGCGCGCGTACCTCGAGCACTCGCTCGGACACGGGGAGCCGGCCACGCGGCTCTACTATATCGGTCCCATGTTCCGCTACGAGCGGCCGCAGGCCGGCCGGTACCGCCAGTTCTGGCAGATCGGAGCCGAGCTCCTGGGTCCGGCCCAGCCCGCCGCGGACGCCGAGATGATCGATCTCTTCGTCGCGCTCCTGCGCGGCGTCGGGCTCGGCGACATCCGCGTGCTCCTGAACTCCCTCGGCGACGCGACGTGCCGCCCCACGTACCGCGACCGGATTCGCGAGCACTTCGCGGCCCGCGAGGCGGCTCTCTGCGAGGACTGCA from the Candidatus Eisenbacteria bacterium genome contains:
- a CDS encoding VanZ family protein, whose amino-acid sequence is MTVPEPLSGGPGPRGRALFLFYWLPVLGYAAFILVLSSIPGSRVPSPFPFVDKLAHLLEYSLFGLLVGRAIRFTWGGSGRIVVILTAIGIGAAMGLLDELYQGTVSGRTTDAADWLVDVLAVSAAVALTQIVPARPLRDGIQE